In the genome of Plectropomus leopardus isolate mb chromosome 19, YSFRI_Pleo_2.0, whole genome shotgun sequence, the window GCTTTGAGAAATATTCACTATTCAATTTTAAGTGATCTGTACATATTGTGTTggggattttttatttatttatttaaaaaaaaatttttattaagTGATCTTATTGCATTGTGAATAGGTTGTGTATGGTACTTCtatgtgtcttttatatcttttgtatgtgttgtcttgctcttatctggaccattgagtctgtaataaaagtttattattattattattattattattattattattattattcactaTTTTGTTACCCCACTCATTTGCTAAATTCAGTATTCAGATAACATTATGTCGATATTTGACATAAtggcagcttttattttgaaggtagACTGCGTCGTAGCAGTTAATCTCGCTTCCTGTTTTGGTTATACGTCACTAGATCACGTGGTTCATTGATCTATTGATATTGaacttgtgtgtgtataaatgaataaataaataaataaacatagaaTTATGTTAGCctgttgtaatgtaatttaattttaataatcctcattataatattgttatatgcaaaaataaacattaaacaataagaaaataaaacagagacaaataaaaatatttatatagtttatctAGTACATCTAGGGGGACTAAAACCAGCGAATACTCTGTGTTATAAACATGTTGGTTCATAATTGGTATGTTGCCACCACTGACCATCCAGCTGAACTGATTTGAATGGAAATGGCCTTTATACCATTCTAGTTCAATGGATGCCACACAGGTCCACTGTCAGGGGGGTCAAAAGGTACAGGCGACCCCAGCCTAAGGTTCAGGGGGGCCCATGCAAAGGTCTATGTACTGGGCCAGTACATAGACCTGTACCTAATTTGGAAAATGTTGTCCATAATTTATAATTGTTGGTCTGATATCACATCAAGAAGTATACTTCGTCAGTCAAGcaaaatgaactgtttttttaaatgcctctcTCATTGGTCTTGTATTTATGTCCAATCCATTGGAACATAAACAGGTGGCCAACCTGCTGTGGAAATGCAAGTATTTTCtcagtgtctttcagctttACACCCACTTTCATCACTAGTCGTTTTCTACTGCTgacaatgtcagtgttttgcaaATGGTGAACGAAATAGCatttaaactaaataaagtGGTTCAAAGATTCAAAAAGGCAGCAGATAGAAATATATACATCAGCATTTACTTCATTTATCTTAACCCATGTAGTTGCAATACAGAGACCAAAGTTACagttaagcacaaaaaagacattCTCCAACCACACTTAGGCAGAAAaggttatatttaaaattctgaattaAGTCAAGCACATTGGTTTAAAATGCAGACTGGTTACAACTTTACAGGGTCCTGGTGTTATAGACTATACCTTGCTACAGACATTAGTCACTCAAAAGATTAAAAGATctgaacatatttaaaaaactatcaGAAGGATATTGAAATATTAAGTCTCTGGAAAACCCTACACAGTTgggaatatttttaaaatacggGAGGTTCATTTCTGCTTTCAACATTTTAGCCAGTCCAGTTTTCCCATATTGTTCAAATACAGGAGGAGTGAAACTGTAATTCCTATTAAAGGGATTCCCATCGCTGGAATCACCACAAGACACTGAAGGGTAGTTTCATCCAAGCTCAGAAACTGGAACACCAATATAACAATTACTGGAGGAAAATAGGAGGTAAAGGTCACAACAAGGTTGCTGATGATGATCTGCAGAGCCCTCTTCTTCTGGGGGTGGATGTCTCCTCCTTCAGGTTTAGGTCTCTTCAGGGTCCAGAGGATGGAGACGTCACAAAATCCAATAACGGGGAGagtcaaagcaaaaaaacaagacttggGTAAAATCATCCAAACTCCAGAACTTTTGGTAGCAAAATAAAGTCCGTAAGTGAGCGTTACAGTCCAAACACCAACAGCCATCAGGACCCTGGGAGTCAGACTCTTTCTGGCCCGATATGTAACAGGATGAACCACAGCCAGGTAACAGTCCAGAGAGATGCAGGTCATAAAGAGAGGCCTcccacacaaaataaatgagaaCAAGAAGGAAATAAATGCTTCAAATGCAACGTTGAACCCGTGTAGTTGGTTATACACCTCTGGtaggaaaaataacaaacaaagcCCATCCATGACACTGAGATTTGACACAAAGACATCGTTGGAAGTGAATGGGGTTCCTTTTCGTCTTCTCTGAAACATGTCCAAAAGTATGAGAACAGCTCCAGGGCAcccaaaaacaaaggaaatgacAGTGGCACATGACCAGAAGATAATACCCTCCTTTTTTGGTCTGCACACCATAGAGTTGTTGCATTAGTGATGTTAATTAACCTAGACATTTAGATTTGTTCTGGTATTatcgctaaaaaaaaaacaactgcacaaCTTTCTTTCACTATGTTATATCAGTTAAAAGCACCTACAGCAACTGAACACAGTAAGCTGAACTCTCCGTATAAGTAAAATGAATCAATATGACCTACAATGTTTGAGAAAGTTCTACTGATTTGAATAATATAGGTGCGGCACTGCATGTTGTGGTTGACAAGCCATCCCATTATCAGCTGTCATATGTGTCATTGGACAGAAATTTTCCATTCAGATTTGAATGagttttactgtaaaatcagggaggaaaaaataattcatgttaCATGACACCTCTGTTCAACAAGTGAAATAAGTAGAAccatatatattattatgagtAGAACCTACATTGAATGTGTCTTATGTGTTTTTAGTGGTGGCCCAAAAGCACTATAACAATGCAATTTCTTCaactaaaattaataaaaatatttatctcaGGAGATATCTGCATATTACAGTCAGTGTGCAGCCAGTGCTCTACAGTCCACGGTCAGTGTTTCTCACCCACACCCCCACTTAAACCAACAGACACAGTGTCATACGAAAGATAGTGGATTTTATTTGTACTTCTTTATTTGTTACAGACACAATCACAACAACAGGAGAGAAACAGCagtgagagggaggaagaagagtCAGGAGCAAAGACGTTTTacttttgttcatttctttccTGCCTCCCGCTCACCATCTTTCACCATCTCTTTCTCTATTTACAAGATTCAAAGAAACAAATCGTGCTTTCCTATTTTTCACCACAACTTTTCCTTCATACCTGTATGACAGAGAATGAGAGACAgattgaaataaaaagagagggagTAGGCAAACTATTATAGTGCGGTACTCCCACTCTTTTACTGTGCACTCGTCTCTGTTACAAACAAATCCATTAAACGCTCTGTCAGGTTGAGACTAACAGACCACACGGGTCAGGCTGCTACTTGTTTCAAGTAAGTGACTGTGCATGCACCACAGCACCCAAGAGACACTTTTGACTGACCGCTGTATACACTGGACTGCATTATGCATACACGCTGCATGTAGGTATGATGCATGCACTGTTGGCCTCAACACAGAAGGACAGAATGAGTGATGGtggaaaagagggaggaagaagaggcagggacagagatagagagagagttTCAGTGCcacaagattatttttattgaaaataatccCATGTCCCCCTGTTGctactcacacacaaacaccccccACAGCCTACAGTCCTCTCACTGAGTATTGCAGTGAAGGAGACAAGTCTTTTTGTAGTGAGCTGGAAAGTGGAAAGAGCGGGCTGGGAGGGCGCGGAAGCGTGCAAGCAAGCTGCGTCATCGGAGAGGAGGGGAGTGAGTAAATGGTGGATGTTGTACGGGTTTGAACAGAGGTAGAGATTTTGAGAGAGGTGGATTTTACTCCTCCTTGTCCTCTCCGTGTGTGATGACGTAGCAGATGTTCTTGTAGTCCACATTGCCAGCCACATCAGGGGGGAAAGCAGCCCACAGGTTGGTcatctgtgagagagagatttaaGAAATGATGCTTCTTACAAGCCCGCAAAAGACTGAATGTGAACGTGAGCGAAACAAGGAGAGATCAGCTCACCTCCTCAGCGGTGAACCTGTCGCACTGGGTGGTCAGGAGCTCCTCAAGGCTGGAGAGAGAAAATTGAGAGAAATGAATATCAGATCTCTTGATTGAAGATAATACCACAAAGATCTAAGACTGATGTAATGGAAGGTAAGTCAAAGGTAAAAGCCCTTACAATTCCTTCTTGATGGCGCCAGTGCCCTCGGGGTCCAGGACCTTGAAAGCGCTCACGATAACGTCCTCGGGGTCAGCACCTAAGAGCAAAAGCAGCCAGTTAGTCTCAATTCACTCACTATAGTGGACACACATTTGGAGGTCATTTTGAACCATTTAAGTTAGTTAAAGTACCATGTCCTAAAAATTAAGTGGTGGATCCCCAAAGCATTACCCACAGTTCCATCTGATCATTATATCTTGTATCACTTTGCGATTTTGAGATAATGCATCATAATCAAGAATAACTGTTAAATTCTTTTGTTCTCAGAAAAcgagacaggaaaaaaagaaagaaatttgataaaataaaatacaataaagttaaattaaagtCAATTAAATAAGATGTTAGAACAaaatgttcaagaaaaaaagataaaatctgGATTTAAGTATTTCTgggactgaaaacacaacagtattGTATTTGTTCTCTGCAGTGGGAACCAAGCATCAGCAGTATAAAAGTGGTTCAATGGAACTCAATATTggtccaaaaatatatatatatttgttgttaCTCTTAGTAAATATGTTAAAGACGTCTGTTTTTCAGGCCTATGATGAGTTTCATGGAAGCACTTCATATACTTTTTGATGCATGGTGTCCAATGCAGTgaacaaatatgtaaaatcaTGCATAATAAAAgacttaaaagtaaaagaatgcttaattataataataatataatgcagGGGAAATGTACACTCTAAGACAAAAAGTCACAAGCAAGGGAGGTTTGAACTTTGCGAGTATGTATGTCAACACACCCTTCAGCTTCTCGCCGAACATGGTCAGGAAGACGGTGAAGTTGATGGGGCCGCTGGCCTCCTTCACCATGGCCTCCAGCTCCTCATTCTTCACATTCAGTTGGCCCATGGTGGCCAGCACGTCCCTCAGATCGTCCTTGCTGATGATGCCATCTCTGTTCTGGTCGATGATTGTGAAAGCCTGTCGCGAACAGCGAGATAACAAACAAGAGGTCAGTGAGGAAATAAAGAGCTAAGCTTGATAGCTCCTAAGGTGACATTCATAATCCCTCAAACCATAAACTAAACTACAAGCAATTAAAAGTGACTGCTCACATTTCTCGCAAGTCCTCGTCATAAGACTTGCTTATGATAATTATTTGCGTGACATGGCCTGCCAACACAAACGTGTAAATGTGGAGGCCTTCTCCACCTCTCGTCCCACATAGCAGGGCGTAGCACCCAGTGAAACCAAAGATGGCATTGCAAACCTTTTGGGACTTGGCAGCTGGTCGGCCACTTGTCTTTCTTAGGTGTTAAAATGGTCTCGGAATTTGAGACAAGCCCCTTGCGACATTTAAGGAGTCAGTATTGATTACAGCTGTcccgctccctccctccctccccttttttttttaccttgtgaCTAAATCTGATGACCCTCTCCCCAATGTTATTCAGCTACTGCTGCCACTGTATTTTGATTCTTTTATCTAAAATAGAGAAAACGCCACTGAAAGACTCTTTTTTGCAAGATACTGTCAACGACATTCATGTCCTAATTGAGCAAAGCACTATATCCTCAATTAATAAGAAAAACTTAATCTTGTACTCTTTGGTCCTCATTGTCCTCTTAAAAATAGACACAACTTCCTCaaatttggttttctttttggaaCCTTGACCCAATTTCTACCTTGAGCCCCTCTTTCCCGCTTTCATTAATATTACTGTCCACCAGCTGTTGGGTGGCATTCCAGTGGGGTCACAGAGCGAGTGTTTTGAGTCTCCGAGGAGAATTACTGAGCTACCACAGGGGAGAGGTAGCTGCTGTCATCGGAAAAACTGATCTACTGTCGTGTCATTGCTGATGAGGACATTCTTGCCTTCATGCAGCCACCTGATCAGGTCTATAGCCTCCTCATGTTACCTCCGAGGTCAAATGAATGGAGTCATGCAGTGTACAAAATGTCCCTTTTCTCACATGACTGACAAAGACCACAATCTACATTACTAGAAAGCTTCAgctttaaaatacacaataaaaaatgtacttaaaaaagttagtgtccaggccgccttacatttttaagttgactgtaATCAAgaaggtaattttgtaataattcagCTTGCCCTCTCAAATTCAgccaaattacaaataaaaggcagcctgggctttttttttcattagaacaaatagttttatttttacagtgtagatgTGATGTAGAAAGTTTTACCTCCTTGTACTCCTGGATCTGGCTCTGCTCAAACATGGAGAACACGTTGGAGGATCCACCCTCACCCTGCTGCTGTCTCCTCTTGGCCTTCTTGGGTGCCTGGGAGATGATATAAAGAAAAAACGAACTTTAA includes:
- the mylpfb gene encoding myosin light chain, phosphorylatable, fast skeletal muscle b, with the protein product MAPKKAKRRQQQGEGGSSNVFSMFEQSQIQEYKEAFTIIDQNRDGIISKDDLRDVLATMGQLNVKNEELEAMVKEASGPINFTVFLTMFGEKLKGADPEDVIVSAFKVLDPEGTGAIKKEFLEELLTTQCDRFTAEEMTNLWAAFPPDVAGNVDYKNICYVITHGEDKEE